The proteins below come from a single Thunnus thynnus chromosome 10, fThuThy2.1, whole genome shotgun sequence genomic window:
- the ccka gene encoding cholecystokinin a, protein MNVGICVCVLLAALSSGSLSLPSQSMSQRADGETLVSDSLPAPSPNHTRQVRSAPALPSGQLANYNQPREEADARNSLSQLLARLISRKGYQTRSSITSRASGLSPSHRIKDRDYLGWMDFGRRSAEEYEYSS, encoded by the exons ATGAATGTaggtatctgtgtgtgtgttctcctgGCTGCTCTGTCCAGTGGTTCCCTGAGTCTGCCCTCACAGTCAatg TCACAGAGAGCTGATGGTGAGACTCTGGTGTCAGACAGCCTACCTGCCCCTTCACCCAACCACACACGCCAGGTCCGCTCAGCTCCAGCGCTCCCCTCAGGGCAGCTTGCCAACTACAACCAACCCCGGGAGGAGGCAGACGCTCGAAACAGCCTGAGCCAGCTACTGGCCAGACTGATCTCCAGGAAAG GCTACCAAACCAGATCCTCCATCACCAGCAGAGCCAGTGGTCTCTCCCCCAGCCACAGGATAAAGGACAGAGATTACCTGGGCTGGATGGACTTTGGGCGGCGTAGTGCGGAGGAGTACGAATACTCCTCATAA